One segment of Rosa chinensis cultivar Old Blush chromosome 6, RchiOBHm-V2, whole genome shotgun sequence DNA contains the following:
- the LOC112173357 gene encoding monooxygenase 3 — MQVVEDVVIVGAGISGLTTALGLHRLGIRSLVLESFDSLRITGFALTTWTNAWKALDAIGVGDHLRQQHLALLGNVVFSRISGLQMSEMSLKGKGKHGDHEIRCVKRKSLLEALSSELPRATIRFSSKVVSIEESGYFKLVHLADGTILKAKVLVGCDGVNSVVAKWLGFKPPVFTGRSAIRGSAEFKSSHEFDPMFMEYFGNGVRSGVVPCNDKNVYWYFTWSPSSQEKELEENPAQLKRYMLSKLGKVSDEVRAVVENTDLDAFIPSPLRYRHPWELIWGNISKGNVCVAGDALHPMTPDIGQGGCAALEDGVVLARCLGEALLKNRSQEIRDEGEQGKVEYKMIERGLNKYASERKWRSFDLISTAYVVGFIQEADGKIMTFLRDKFFSPILAGLRLKKADYDCGKLRRS; from the exons ATGCAAGTAGTAGAGGACGTTGTGATTGTGGGAGCTGGAATTTCTGGCCTCACAACCGCCCTGGGACTTCACAG GCTGGGCATTAGGAGCTTAGTGCTGGAATCTTTTGATAGCTTGAGGATAACAGGGTTTGCACTCACAACATGGACTAATGCGTGGAAGGCTTTAGATGCCATTGGTGTTGGTGATCATTTACGGCAGCAACACCTGGCTCTTCTTGG GAATGTGGTTTTCTCGAGAATTTCAGGGCTTCAGATGTCTGAAATGTCACTTAAGGGGAAAGGAAAACA TGGAGACCATGAAATTCGTTGTGTGAAAAGGAAGTCGCTGTTAGAAGCCCTTTCGAGTGAACTTCCTAGGGCCACCATTAGGTTCTCTTCAAAGGTTGTTTCCATTGAGGAATCAGGCTACTTTAAGCTGGTGCATCTTGCCGACGGAACCATCCTCAAAGCCAAG GTTTTGGTTGGATGTGACGGAGTAAATTCAGTGGTTGCAAAATGGCTGGGCTTCAAGCCTCCGGTCTTTACAGGAAGATCTGCCATTCGAGGTAGTGCTGAGTTCAAGAGCAGCCATGAGTTTGATCCCATGTTCATGGAGTACTTTGGGAATGGTGTTAGATCTGGTGTAGTTCCTTGTAATGATAAAAATGTTTACTGGTACTTCACTTGGTCTCCCTCCAGCCAAG AGAAAGAGCTAGAGGAAAACCCAGCTCAGTTGAAGCGATATATGTTAAGCAAGCTCGGAAAGGTATCAGATGAAGTACGGGCCGTTGTGGAAAACACCGATTTGGATGCTTTTATACCCTCTCCATTGAGATATAGGCATCCTTGGGAACTTATTTGGGGAAATATTAGCAAAGGTAATGTATGTGTGGCTGGAGACGCGCTCCACCCCATGACCCCAGACATTGGACAAGGTGGCTGTGCTGCATTAGAGGACGGTGTTGTATTAGCAAGGTGTCTTGGTGAGGCTTTGTTGAAGAATCGGAGCCAAGAAATTAGAGATGAAGGTGAACAAGGAAAAGTGGAATATAAAATGATTGAAAGAGGGTTGAATAAGTATGCCAGtgagaggaaatggagaagtTTTGATCTTATTAGTACAGCTTATGTGGTTGGTTTTATACAGGAGGctgatggaaaaataatgacTTTCTTGAGGGACAAGTTTTTCTCTCCAATCCTGGCCGGGTTGCGGTTGAAGAAGGCTGATTATGATTGTGGTAAGCTCAGAAGATCTTAA